A genomic segment from Pseudomonadota bacterium encodes:
- a CDS encoding acyl--CoA ligase codes for MGKRPRWRTTRRSCTYTSGSTGEPAIVPKSFEQLDVERRFLEGELGAPLRAATLVPWCHIFGFNVSFMTPIRGGGLCDLTAGISPKIVLDRAAAGLLDVVAVVPAILRVMVRLLEERGPLALPESCRFCSSGAPLPADLRRRLLELTGRDVTDIYGSTEAGGVAYRRDDGPWRLQPHVEWRVSGDGHLEVRSASVPRSAAAPGGFYRIGDLVRPAGEGFVLDGRADDIVKIGGRRVSLDEIRAVIEACPQVRAAAVAVEEVRGESRLVAFVEAEEGVVTAGSVKAFVRARLADHKVPRAVHVVPAFPLNPGGKIDRRKLLDALGAKG; via the coding sequence GTGAGCCCGCGATCGTGCCGAAGAGCTTCGAGCAGCTCGACGTGGAGCGGCGGTTCCTCGAGGGGGAGCTCGGGGCGCCGCTGCGGGCCGCGACGCTCGTGCCCTGGTGCCACATCTTCGGCTTCAACGTGTCGTTCATGACGCCGATCCGCGGCGGCGGCCTCTGCGATCTGACGGCCGGGATCTCGCCCAAGATCGTCCTCGACCGCGCGGCGGCGGGGCTCCTCGACGTCGTCGCCGTGGTGCCGGCGATCCTGCGGGTGATGGTCCGCCTGCTCGAGGAGCGCGGGCCGCTCGCCCTGCCCGAATCGTGCCGGTTCTGCTCGTCGGGCGCGCCGCTGCCGGCCGATCTGCGACGGCGGCTCCTCGAGCTGACCGGCCGGGACGTCACCGACATCTACGGCTCGACCGAGGCCGGGGGCGTGGCGTACCGGCGCGACGACGGGCCGTGGCGCCTGCAGCCGCACGTGGAGTGGCGGGTGTCGGGGGACGGGCACCTCGAGGTGCGGTCGGCGTCCGTGCCGCGCTCCGCCGCCGCGCCGGGAGGGTTCTACCGCATCGGCGATCTCGTGCGGCCCGCGGGCGAGGGGTTCGTGCTCGACGGGCGCGCCGACGACATCGTCAAGATCGGCGGGCGGCGCGTGTCGCTCGACGAGATCCGGGCGGTGATCGAGGCGTGCCCGCAGGTCCGCGCCGCGGCGGTCGCGGTCGAGGAGGTGCGCGGCGAGTCGCGGCTCGTCGCGTTCGTCGAGGCGGAGGAGGGCGTCGTGACCGCCGGCTCCGTCAAGGCGTTCGTCCGGGCGCGGCTCGCGGATCACAAGGTGCCGCGCGCCGTGCACGTCGTCCCGGCGTTCCCGCTGAACCCGGGCGGCAAGATCGACAGGCGGAAGCTCCTCGACGCGCTCGGGGCGAAAGGGTAG